One window of the Oncorhynchus clarkii lewisi isolate Uvic-CL-2024 chromosome 19, UVic_Ocla_1.0, whole genome shotgun sequence genome contains the following:
- the LOC139375149 gene encoding eukaryotic translation initiation factor 5-like: MSVNVNRSVADQFYRYKMPRLIAKVEGKGNGIKTVIVNMTDVAKALSRPPTYPTKFFGCELGAQTQFDAKNDRFIVNGSHEANKLQDMLDVFIRKFVLCPECDNPETDLHINPKKQTIGNSCKACGYRGMLDTRHKLCTFILKNPPENEPGSVEKKKDKKNRKKDKDNGSGSVEAGNHNDIDAPDAVDVEDDEDWAEETTEEAQRRRMEEISSHAKNLTLSEDLEKTLEERVNIFYNFVKQKREDCAVDAADKEILVEAERLDVMAMGPLILSELLFDENIRDQIKKYKRHFLRFCVNNKKAQKYLLGGFECLVKLHQAQLLPRVPVVLKDLYDADLVEEDVILSWAEKVSKKYVSKELAKEIHARASPFIRWLKEAEEESEGSEVEEEEDDENVEVVYDSSARELKVETVKPNKPEEDDFDIDAI, from the exons ATGTCTGTTAATGTCAACCGCAGTGTGGCAGACCAGTTCTATCGCTACAAGATGCCCCGTCTGATTGCTAAG GTTGAGGGCAAAGGAAATGGAATCAAGACCGTCATTGTCAACATGACTGATGTTGCAAAGGCACTGAGTAGGCCTCCAACAT ATCCAACCAAGTTTTTTGGTTGTGAGCTTGGTGCTCAGACCCAGTTTGATGCAAAGAATGACCGCTTCATCGTCAACGGATCCCATGAGGCAAACAAGTTGCAGGACATGCTAGATGTATTTATCCGGAAATTTGTGCTCTGTCCTGAGTGTGATAACCCTGAAACTGATCTG CATATCAATCCTAAGAAACAAACAATCGGTAACTCCTGTAAGGCCTGTGGGTACCGCGGCATGCTAGACACACGACACAAGCTCTGCACATTCATCCTCAAAAACCCACCAG AAAATGAACCTGGGTCTGTGGAGAAGAAGAAAGATAAGAAGAATCGTAAGAAGGACAAGGATAATGGTTCTGGCAGCGTTGAGGCTGGGAACCATAACGACATAGATGCCCCTGATGCCGTG GATGTTGAAGATGATGAGGATTGGGCAGAGGAAACCACGGAGGAGGCACAGAGACGAAGGATGGAGGAGATCAGCTCCCATGCGAAGAACCTGACCCTCAGTGAGGACCTGGAGAAGACCCTGGAGGAGCGGGTCAACATATTCTATAACTTTGTCAAA CAAAAAAGGGAGGACTGCGCCGTTGATGCAGCAGATAAGGAGATCTTGGTGGAGGCAGAGCGTCTGGATGTGATGGCCATGGGACCGCTGATTCTGAGCGAACTGCTGTTTGACGAAAACATCCGTGACCAGATCAAGAAATACAAACGCCATTTCCTTCGC TTCTGTGTGAATAACAAGAAGGCCCAGAAGTACCTCCTGGGAGGCTTTGAGTGCTTGGTGAAGCTGCACCAAGCCCAGCTCCTGCCCCGTGTGCCTGTCGTGCTCAAAGACTTGTATGATGCTGATTTAGTGGAGGAGGATGTCATATTGTCCTGGGCAGAGAAG GTGTCCAAGAAGTATGTCTCTAAGGAACTTGCCAAAGAGATCCATGCGAGGGCATCTCCTTTCATCAGGTGGCTGAAGGAGGcggaggaagagagtgagggcagtgaggtagaggaggaagaggatgatgaaaATGTGGAG GTTGTGTATGATTCTTCTGCTCGGGAACTGAAAGTGGAGACAGTAAAACCGAACAAGCCTGAAGAGGACGACTTCGATATTGATGCAATTTAA